One genomic region from Chelmon rostratus isolate fCheRos1 chromosome 11, fCheRos1.pri, whole genome shotgun sequence encodes:
- the LOC121613633 gene encoding MAD2L1-binding protein isoform X2 yields the protein MAEDLNILNQTSNSEDAGNKSIFNGGDNTQEEGTSGQSGLQDSNVTASKQHSNTECRDAEAVRRAQEEGHVSVVFPGTVTQEGCCRFVSEILKCVLYQRQQLPMTYDQLVYSQKKRQTSMQDKDIVSRRPAQAADMEWRKCQQTLQDLEEVLQQLEVLFSLSRVPRVLLLMGGCLILPKELYEINMEALVVAGGDQCLRVSSCLRQLFRTLFVADLLSDSKPVRLMPTTVLALAHRDCGVGWFRPKLQFKVPTRVKNQIIALSTDPSICKEPRAEGSDWQDYVWFQAPMTIKGFGK from the exons ATGGCAGAAGACCTGAATATATTGAACCAAACATCAAACTCAGAAGACGCAGGAAACAAATCAATTTTTAATGGCGGAG ATAACACCCAAGAGGAGGGCACTTCTGGTCAGTCTGGTTTGCAGGATTCCAATGTGACTGCCAGTAaacaacacagtaacacagagtGCAGAGATGCTGAGGCGGTGAGAAGAGCACAGGAGGAAGGCCACGTGAGTGTGGTCTTCCCCGGCACAGTAACTCAGGAAGGCTGCTGCCGCTTCGTCAGCGAGATCCTCAAGTGCGTTCTCTATCAGAGACAGCAGCTACCCATGACATATGACCAGCTGGTGTACTCCCAGAAGAAACGGCAAACATCAATGCAg gATAAAGACATAGTGAGTCGAAGGCCGGCGCAGGCTGCAGACATGGAGTGGCGCAAGTGTCAGCAGACCCTGCAGGACCTTgaggaggtgctgcagcagctggaggtgcTATTTTCTCTTAGCAGGGTGCCCCGTGTCCTGCTGCTAATGGGTGGGTGCCTCATCCTCCCCAAGGAGCTATATGAGATCAACATGGAAGCTCTGGTAGTAGCTGGTGGAGATCAATGTCTGCGGGTGTCCTCATGCTTAAGGCAGCTCTTCCGCACTCTTTTTGTGGCTGACCTTTTGTCTGACTCCAAACCTGTTCGTTTGATGCCTACCACAGTGTTGGCACTGGCTCACAGGGATTGTGGTGTAGGTTGGTTCCGCCCTAAGCTACAATTTAAAGTGCCAACTCGTGTGAAGAACCAAATAATTGCTCTGTCTACTGATCCCAGCATCTGTAAGGAACCAAGGGCAGAGGGGTCAGACTGGCAGGATTATGTGTGGTTTCAGGCGCCCATGACGATCAAAGGCTTTGGCAAGTGA
- the LOC121613633 gene encoding MAD2L1-binding protein isoform X1 has translation MAEDLNILNQTSNSEDAGNKSIFNGGGNEIQRHLSFPSEKDIRTAEEPNMACKVSKLQSVPDNSNSRRWSAEIGEQLSTQALNTRLKPKNTTELKDASPEHILNSKQHSVNNTEDKENTAMSSTDITLDNTQEEGTSGQSGLQDSNVTASKQHSNTECRDAEAVRRAQEEGHVSVVFPGTVTQEGCCRFVSEILKCVLYQRQQLPMTYDQLVYSQKKRQTSMQDKDIVSRRPAQAADMEWRKCQQTLQDLEEVLQQLEVLFSLSRVPRVLLLMGGCLILPKELYEINMEALVVAGGDQCLRVSSCLRQLFRTLFVADLLSDSKPVRLMPTTVLALAHRDCGVGWFRPKLQFKVPTRVKNQIIALSTDPSICKEPRAEGSDWQDYVWFQAPMTIKGFGK, from the exons ATGGCAGAAGACCTGAATATATTGAACCAAACATCAAACTCAGAAGACGCAGGAAACAAATCAATTTTTAATGGCGGAGGTAATGAGATACAGAGGCACCTCTCCTTTCCATCTGAGAAAGATATTAGAACAGCGGAGGAACCGAATATGGCATGTAAAGTCTCAAAGTTACAAAGTGTTCCGGACAACTCAAATTCACGCCGATGGTCTGCGGAAATCGGCGAACAACTCTCAACGCAGGCTCTAAACACACGTTTAAAGCCGAAAAATACAACTGAATTAAAAGATGCCTCCCCTGAACATATACTAAATTCAAAACAGCATAGTGTGAACAACACCGAAGACAAGGAAAACACCGCTATGTCCTCCACAGACATCACGCTAG ATAACACCCAAGAGGAGGGCACTTCTGGTCAGTCTGGTTTGCAGGATTCCAATGTGACTGCCAGTAaacaacacagtaacacagagtGCAGAGATGCTGAGGCGGTGAGAAGAGCACAGGAGGAAGGCCACGTGAGTGTGGTCTTCCCCGGCACAGTAACTCAGGAAGGCTGCTGCCGCTTCGTCAGCGAGATCCTCAAGTGCGTTCTCTATCAGAGACAGCAGCTACCCATGACATATGACCAGCTGGTGTACTCCCAGAAGAAACGGCAAACATCAATGCAg gATAAAGACATAGTGAGTCGAAGGCCGGCGCAGGCTGCAGACATGGAGTGGCGCAAGTGTCAGCAGACCCTGCAGGACCTTgaggaggtgctgcagcagctggaggtgcTATTTTCTCTTAGCAGGGTGCCCCGTGTCCTGCTGCTAATGGGTGGGTGCCTCATCCTCCCCAAGGAGCTATATGAGATCAACATGGAAGCTCTGGTAGTAGCTGGTGGAGATCAATGTCTGCGGGTGTCCTCATGCTTAAGGCAGCTCTTCCGCACTCTTTTTGTGGCTGACCTTTTGTCTGACTCCAAACCTGTTCGTTTGATGCCTACCACAGTGTTGGCACTGGCTCACAGGGATTGTGGTGTAGGTTGGTTCCGCCCTAAGCTACAATTTAAAGTGCCAACTCGTGTGAAGAACCAAATAATTGCTCTGTCTACTGATCCCAGCATCTGTAAGGAACCAAGGGCAGAGGGGTCAGACTGGCAGGATTATGTGTGGTTTCAGGCGCCCATGACGATCAAAGGCTTTGGCAAGTGA